In Acinetobacter wanghuae, the sequence TATACCACATGTACGGCAAAGCTTCAGATACAGGCATTCTTCCTTTTAATGCCAAGAAAGAACGTGTCTTCCAATGGGCAAAGTTTGGGAAGGTAATGATTGCCTGTTTCCCCACACGCACCATATCTCTTAATAAAACATCGGGCGCATCTACAGCTTGCAAAGCTTGTGCCATAACCACATTGTCAAAGGACTGGTCGGCAAAGCGGCTTAAACCGAGGTTTAAGTCTTGTTGGATAATATTTAACCCGCGACTGACCGCAATTGCAATCTTTTCTTGATCAATTTCGAGTCCGTAAGCACGAATATCATGCTTTTTACTCATTTGTGCTAGCAGTTCACCATCGCCACAGCCAAGGTCAAGTACGCTCGAACCGGGTTTAATCCACTTTTCAGCGAGTTGTTGGTCGATACGCATTATGCGACCTCCTTCGGTGTTGCTTTCAGGTGTTGTTCACCACCTAAGAATGCACGTAAAGATTTTACATACAATGGAATTGGGAATAAGAACGAGTCATGTCCTTGTTCCGCATCAATATCTAGATAGCTGACAGGTTTATGGCTGCTAATTAACGCATCGACAATTTCTTGTGAACGTGCAGGTGTGAAACGCCAATCGGTGGTAAATGACACCACCAAGAATTTGCACTGGGTATTTGCCATCGCTTTTTTCAGTGATTGGTCAAACTCACGTGAAGGATCGAAATAATCCAGTGCTTTGGTCATAATCAAATACGTATTGGCGTCGAAGTTACGGCTAAATTGTTCGCCTTGATAACGTAAATAGCTTTCAACTTGGAACTCAACGTCAAAACCATACAT encodes:
- the metW gene encoding methionine biosynthesis protein MetW: MRIDQQLAEKWIKPGSSVLDLGCGDGELLAQMSKKHDIRAYGLEIDQEKIAIAVSRGLNIIQQDLNLGLSRFADQSFDNVVMAQALQAVDAPDVLLRDMVRVGKQAIITFPNFAHWKTRSFLALKGRMPVSEALPYMWYNTPNIHLCTFRDFEALCAENNIKIIDRLAVNGDQQDSLLSKHLPNLFGEVAIYRVSAL